The following are encoded in a window of Anopheles stephensi strain Indian chromosome X, UCI_ANSTEP_V1.0, whole genome shotgun sequence genomic DNA:
- the LOC118512515 gene encoding uncharacterized protein LOC118512515 → MSRRTFFNRHRRTGNLYKLNAKRLNRLSNFDESSDDVDTIDDGAGFSAWNAPSANLQSSGEEANSEDPEEATARHGKYGDMSLKECLRYCALVKGIPHETMNLILDVLREKTPYNLPKDARTLLKTSRTAASNIINVEGGLYWYKGVKQCLLNRFRNTTLPAELSLNVSIDGLPLHNSSPATFWPILISVHEMPLAPPMTVAIFHGITKPPSIEEFLRPFVTELNELEEFGLTINNMQHEIKVRAVIADAPARAFLKGVANFNAKHGCLKCTCVGEHNSSSRTVVFTDCDAPLRTDSLFRQFAYGIHHKEPSPFLDLLYIDMIEDIIISDRLHLLDLGIMRKLLKGWVLGRLGQPKWSTATCIAFSKALKAIKLPNEIHRSFRNIQDINYWKASEYSSFLHYASVGVLKDYIADDQYKHFMLFFCAITIFSSNAYRSYWEYGGQLLKSFVTQFPQIYGTRYMTSNVHNLLHVVEEIKKFGPLNTLSAYPFENELQHLKRLLRNGWKSLHQIVNRLSELEDFQSRMNQDAVPSQVNLTKHGSEVIIECNGFKLKKKFQDSWFLTVENQVVQYSRALYTSSTSVVIIGKRFNDHSHYFEEPCNSTGLNICHVNINSKNISKNVECHPEHIKCKLVLNRLDVEGNAVLIPLLHTLM, encoded by the exons atGTCTCGTAGAACGTTTTTTAATCGACATCGGCGTACGGGAAACCTGTACAAGTTGAATGCTAAAAGGCTGAACCGACTGAGCAACTTTGATGAATCCTCTG ATGATGTTGATACTATTGACGATGGAGCAGGATTCAGTGCGTGGAATGCTCCTTCAGCAAATTTACAATCATCCGGCGAGGAGGCGAATTCCGAGGATCCTGAGGAAGCAACAGCTCGGCACGGAAAATATGGGGACATGTCGCTGAAAGAATGTCTTCGATACTGTGCTTTGGTGAAAGGGATCCCTCATGAAACCATGAATTTAATTCTGGACGTTCTCCGAGAAAAAACTCCTTATAATTTACCTAAGGACGCTCGGACACTATTAAAAACGAGCCGAACAGCTGCatcaaacatcatcaacgTTGAAGGAGGGTTGTATTGGTACAAAGGCGTAAAACAGTGCCTTTTAAATCGTTTCCG CAATACGACTTTACCGGCAGAGTTGTCGCTCAACGTATCAATCGATGGGTTGCCGCTGCATAATAGTAGCCCAGCTACATTTTGGCCTATACTGATTTCCGTACATGAAATGCCCTTGGCTCCTCCAATGACGGTGGCTATCTTCCACGGGATAACAAAGCCCCCTAGTATCGAGGAGTTCTTGCGACCTTTTGTGACCGAGCTAAACGAATTAGAGGAATTTGGATTGACTATCAATAATATGCAGCACGAAATCAAAGTTCGGGCTGTGATAGCAGATGCCCCGGCAAGGGCGTTTTTGAAAG GTGTTGCTAACTTTAATGCCAAGCATGGATGCTTGAAGTGCACCTGTGTCGGTGAGCATAATTCTAGCTCGCGTACGGTTGTCTTCACTGATTGCGATGCACCGTTGAGGACAGACTCCTTATTTCGACAATTTGCGTACGGGATACATCATAAGGAACCATCCCCTTTCCTAGATTTACTATACATAGACATGATAGAAGATATAATAATATCGGATCGGTTACATTTATTAGATCTAGGAATTATGCGGAAACTTTTAAAAGGATGGGTTTTAGGGCGGTTAGGGCAACCCAAATGGTCTACTGCCACGTGCATCGCATTTTCCAAAGCTCTGAAAGCGATAAAATTGCCTAACGAAATACACCGTTCCTTCCGTAACATTCAGGACATAAATTATTGGAAGGCGTCGGAGTATAGTTCCTTCTTGCACTATGCTAGTGTAGGAGTTTTGAAGGACTACATTGCTGACGACCAATACAAgcattttatgttatttttttgcgcaataacaattttttcttccaatgcTTACAGATCGTACTGGGAGTATGGTGGGCAGCTTTTAAAAAGTTTTGTCACCCAATTCCCTCAAATTTATGGGACCAGGTACATGACTAGCAATGTGCATAATCTGCTGCATGTGGTTGAGGAGATAAAAAAGTTTGGCCCTCTGAATACTCTATCTGCGTATCCATTTGAAAATGAGCTTCAACATTTAAAGCGCCTATTgagaaatggatggaaaagctTACATCAAATTGTAAATCGATTATCTGAGCTTGAAGATTTTCAAAGTCGAATGAATCAAGATGCTGTTCCTTCGCAAGTCAATTTGACAAAGCATGGCAGTGAAGTAATAATCGAATGTAATGGAttcaagttaaaaaaaaagtttcaagACTCGTGGTTCCTCACGGTTGAAAATCAGGTAGTACAGTATAGCAGAGCTTTATATACATCAAGTACATCAGTGGTAATCATTGGAAAGCGTTTCAACGACCATTCACATTACTTTGAAGAACCTTGCAATTCCACCGGGCTTAACATCTGCCATGTAAATATAAACAGTAAAAATATAAGTAAAAATGTCGAGTGTCATCCAGAGCATATAAAATGCAAGTTAGTATTAAATAGATTAGATGTTGAAGGGAATGCTGTACTAATTCCTTTACTTCATACTTTAATGTAA
- the LOC118512487 gene encoding nitric oxide-associated protein 1 translates to MWNMFRYVSKSSVSRNSFLPLMRQLQLNSTHLAAQCITSESSELYSTDDVYNKWKDKIVYSSFIDNSTIKMGYKQNKIMLSKLKHLQNIDMKKSREIRSFSLAMKQLKAGQFNELYDEKRVCSGKADNSSSVIQMPYKQIYRNLPKTDETAIECDEKLLNGEWMSDYEYYEEHDEDDRSFYGTPDPSIPSSNIPCGGCGALLHCIEPSIPGYLPSQLFKGKSKEQLLTTICQRCHFLKNYNIAINVTVSAEDYIRILSSMKSKKALAVLLVDVLDFPCSIWPGLSEILGAPRPIIVVGNKIDLLPQDCSGYLENVRQCLTRSIINSGFSRNNIKHVSLISANTGFGVEELITKIHNVWGTRGDVYLVGCTNVGKSTLFNALLRSDLCKVQATDLIQKATASPWPGTTIRMLKFPIMRPSDYRLYLRTNRLKQEQSRALKGVKHATLLGHIGRTFGKEQEETFDHFSVTHRSGVSPPILTLNEKNEKYINSKWCYDTPGVVQPDQILDLLTTEEIILTISKQMIRPRVYLLKRGMTLFLGGLGRLDFLNGPDSIRLIVYASHTLPTVICNTSDASTLYKALLGTKLLGVPFGSTDRLEKFPPLESIPDILVHGELEKHITICDILLSSAGWIGVNLPHNSDATFRAWTPSKRGIYVRQPSLLPNGLALRGKRIRGSLAYRLGEVFKRR, encoded by the exons ATGTGGAATATGTTTCGATATGTTTCAAAATCGAGTGTGTCTCGAAATAGTTTTCTTCCTCTCATGAGACAATTGCAATTAAATAGCACTCATTTGGCGGCACAATGCATTACTTCGGAATCGTCAGAACTTTACAGTACAGACGACGTATACAACAAGTGGAAGGATAAGATTGTTTACAGTTCATTTATTGACAACAGCACGATAAAAATGGgctacaaacaaaataaaattatgctatctaaattaaaacatttgcAAAATATCGATATGAAAAAGTCCCGTGAGATCAGATCATTTTCCTTAGCTATGAAGCAATTGAAAGCTGGCCAATTTAATGAACTATATGACGAGAAAAGAGTGTGTTCCGGTAAGGCCGACAATAGTTCATCGGTCATTCAAATGCCGTACAAACAAATCTACCGTAATTTGCCTAAAACTGATGAAACGGCAATAGAATGTGACGAGAAGCTTCTTAATGGTGAATGGATGTCAGATTATGAGTATTACGAAGAGCATGACGAGGACGACAGATCATTCTACGGCACACCCGACCCTAGCATACCGTCTTCGAATATACCATGCGGAGGATGTGGTGCATTGCTACATTGCATAGAACCTAGCATTCCCGGTTATTTACCTAGTCAGCTGTTTAAAGGAAAATCTAAAGAGCAGTTATTG ACGACCATATGCCAACGGTGCCATTTCTTAAAAAACTACAATATTGCAATAAATGTGACGGTTTCTGCTGAGGACTACATTCGAATACTGTCGTCGATGAAATCAAAGAAAGCGCTAGCCGTCCTACTAGTGGATGTTTTGGATTTTCCTTGCTCAATATGGCCCGGTCTCTCTGAAATATTAGGAGCTCCAAGACCTATAATAGTTGTAGGCAATAAAATTGACCTTTTGCCACAGGACTGTTCAGGCTATCTGGAAAACGTACGGCAATGCTTGACCCGAAGCATAATCAATTCTGGATTTTCAAGGAACAACATTAAACACGTCTCACTCATATCAGCCAATACCGGATTCGGGGTTGAAGAATTAATAACCAAAATTCACAACGTTTGGGGAACTAGAGGAGATGTGTATTTAGTTGGTTGTACAAATGTTGGAAAAAGCACTCTTTTCAATGCTTTACTTCGTTCTGATTTGTGCAAGGTTCAAGCGACAGATTTGATTCAAAAAGCCACCGCAAGTCCGTGGCCTGGCACTACTATACGAATGCTTAAGTTCCCTATCATGCGTCCATCTGACTATCGGTTATATTTAAGAACTAATCGGCTGAAACAGGAGCAGTCCAGAGCTTTAAAAGGTGTCAAGCACGCGACCTTACTCGGCCACATAGGTCGTACCTTCGGAAAAGAGCAGGAAGAAACTTTCGACCATTTCTCTGTGACACATAGAAGTGGTGTATCGCCACCCATTCTTACACTGAacgagaaaaatgaaaagtatATTAACTCCAAATGGTGTTACGATACGCCAGGTGTCGTCCAACCCGATCAAATACTAGATCTTCTCACTACGGAGGAAATCATTCTTACTATTTCGAAGCAGATGATACGACCTAGGGTGTACCTTCTTAAACGAGGCATGACGTTGTTCCTTGGCGGCTTGGGGCGATTAGATTTTTTAAACGGTCCAGATTCAATACGCTTGATCGTATATGCTTCTCATACGCTTCCAACAGTTATTTGTAATACGTCGGATGCCTCTACGTTGTACAAAGCACTGTTAGGTACGAAATTACTTGGTGTACCGTTTGGAAGCACGGATCGGCTGGAAAAGTTTCCACCGTTGGAAAGCATTCCGGATATTCTCGTACACGGTGAGCTGGAGAAACATATCACCATTTGTGATATTTTATTATCGTCTGCTGGATGGATTGGTGTTAACTTACCGCATAATAGTGATGCTACTTTTCGTGCCTGGACGCCTAGCAAAAGGGGAATATATGTTCGTCAACCTTCACTGTTACCTAATGGACTTGCTCTAAGAGGAAAACGTATACGAGGATCGCTGGCTTATCGGTTAGGAGAAGTTTTCAAGCGCCGTTAG
- the LOC118503894 gene encoding uncharacterized protein LOC118503894 — MADVGKFSFPRLNNHNYVSWKFRMEMLLIREELWYVIDEPKVEPVTPQWIKDDKRARATIGLCVEENQFSIVKTADSAKEFWEKLRAYHEKATVTSRVSLLKKLCNFNLAENGEMESHLMQIEELFDRLTTAGQTLDESLKIAMILRSLPESYNGLVTALESRADSDITMQLTKENTEEYRLDDGEDGSEDGVYFDTNDTEETEDSLVLSEDDHEQLDENGVESVRRSSRVNRGALPRKLNDYVVGVATHTVDEPTSFKEAMISENRASWKQAMDS, encoded by the exons ATGGCGGACGTCGGAAAGTTCTCTTTTCCTAGGCTAAATAACCACAATTACGTAAGCTGGAAGTTCCGAATGGAAATGCTGCTAATTCGGGAAGAATTGTGGTATGTGATAGATGAACCGAAAGTTGAGCCAGTGACGCCGCAATGGATCAAAGATGATAAAAGGGCTCGCGCAACGATTGGTCTTTGTGTTGAAGAAAACCAGTTCAGCATCGTGAAGACAGCAGATTCAGCAAAGGAATTCTGGGAAAAGCTGCGAGCGTACCACGAAAAGGCAACAGTGACGTCTCGAGTGTCATTGTTGAAGAAGCTTTGCAATTTTAATCTTGCCGAGAACGGTGAGATGGAGAGTCACCTCATGCAAATTGAGGAATTATTCGATCGCCTAACAACTGCGGGTCAAACATTGGACGAATCGCTCAAGATTGCTATGATTCTGCGCAGCTTGCCAGAGTCATACAATGGGCTCGTGACAGCGTTAGAGTCGCGAGCGGATTCCGACATTACCATGCAATTG ACTAAAGAAAATACGGAAGAATATCGTCTAGATGATGGGGAAGATGGCAGCGAAGATGGTGTATACTTTGATACGAATGATACTGAGGAAACAGAAGATTCCCTCGTGTTATCAGAGGATGACCACGAACAGCTGGATGAAAATGGTGTGGAATCCGTAAGACGATCCAGTCGAGTGAATCGTGGTGCACTGCCTAGAAAGCTCAACGACTATGTAGTAGGTGTTGCTACGCATACGGTTGATGAACCAACGAGCTTTAAAGAGGCAATGATAAGCGAAAATCGAGCGTCATGGAAACAAGCTATGGACAGTTAG
- the LOC118512709 gene encoding uncharacterized protein LOC118512709, producing MENTPRKIVVLNMRDGKYVLSEKPQPTASSSQPTLHPDFIKQLPTAKNTSKNIQPATNIVHRSVSAASSSQPTLHPDFIKQLPTAKNISKNIQPATNIVHRNVSASISDSIFSASNKPNISKPISSNSPINLETTKSSIDAGLRDLLVSIGQKMDDMTKKITNLDQKLNEIETNHANRVRVVEKNQAIIKTRLDLILDKISPRPGLVTNSSFNWEPIASKEMLDAVDQQLNDQQYKKEFEEYLECQLPTDSSEERLHSAMDIIFARQFVIEMSWTGIGHPNQKIPLFGYKNILALFKHIGVLSRSNSNSSKN from the exons ATGGAAAa CACACCACGCAAGATTGTGGTGCTCAATATGAGAgacggaaaatatgttttatccgAGAAGCCGCAGCCTACag cttcctcatcacaaccaacactacatccagattttataaaacaactaccgacggcaaaaaatacatcaaagAACATCCAACCTGCAACAAACATCGTTCACCGCAGTGTTTCCGCAG cttcctcatcacaaccaacactacatccagattttataaaacaactaCCAACGGCAAAAAATATATCCAAGAACATCCAACCTGCAACAAACATCGTTCACCGCAATGTTTCCGCATCCATTTcggattccattttttccgcATCCAACAAACCCAACATTTCCAAACCCATAAGCAGCAATAGTCCCATAAATCTAGAGACAACAAAATCCTCTATAGACGCAGGATTGCGCGATCTTTTAGTTTCAATTGGACAGAAAATGGATgacatgacaaaaaaaattacaaatttggaCCAGAAActtaatgaaatagaaactAACCACGCCAACAGGGTTCGagttgttgagaaaaatcaagCAATTATTAAAACTAGGCTGGACTTGATCTTAGATAAAATCTCTCCTCGTCCAGGATTGGTAACAAATAGTTCATTCAACTGGGAACCGATCGCATCCAAAGAAATGTTGGATGCAGTGGATCAGCAGCTTAATGATCAACAGTACAAAAAAGAATTTGAAGAATATCTGGAATGCCAGCTGCCAACAGATAGCTCGGAAGAAAGGCTTCATTCAGCGATGGACATCATATTTGCCAGACAGTTTGTTATAGAGATGAGCTGGACGGGAATTGGACATCCGAACCAAAAAATTCCGTTGTttggatataaaaatattcttgcTTTATTTAAGCACATTGGAGTACTTTCACGGAGTAACTCCAACTcctcaaaaaattaa
- the LOC118512437 gene encoding chondroitin sulfate glucuronyltransferase, with amino-acid sequence MGVNFNLSRNHYLLLGIVCGFLFSYYSPHDYTEYVAECPEVTENADTLNLEHYNEFEPQLNLDQKPMIAKKTVKNIIRPRYYYSELGIREKIFVGVLTTTENVDTFATAINRTAAHLVNKIKFFIHADNVKSNFNLKNIVGFTDTREHLRPFHMLKYLADNYLDEYDFFLLLSDTTYVNARTVRQQLQHLSITLDVYMGTKLNENAYNSEENDEAARNDYCDLHAGIILSSGVIKKIRANLDWCVRNSVSNNHSANIGKCVKYSTKIKSCHQSWQGIDITSYHLSSYKIYRDFYLIAKENRFNNAAMIYPITTTDDFYLLHAYFSRVHLKKNSEVKGMLLEDAMQISNGTLSNDILEVRWPLGVPKSNPPESRHDVVPWTMLNTTHSFMWNSEVNIHRLSTVDEEDIRNILNKTILEATRNNPDAEFRGIHTAYKRFDAVRGMDYRLLLNFYDRRLKKMVQKSFEVIKPISLIEIIPSPYVTESTRVAILLPTFENQVLETEQFLESYEKTFMDSQDNTFLMLIFLYRAETPSKGEEDVFLPLKNIALALTEKHKQDGSRVAWVSIRLPVEVSSKVTKSNHYYSSFYGAHTRMSFAAVDLALRKIGLESLVMLCSNAASFRPDFLNRVRMNTIQGFQVYSPIGFMMYPCEWTGLCKPCENCDVGQSSGYFDRANYDVVSFYSNDYVFARKQLEQQLPIVRSDRDIVNLLSTNSTQSINSSTIANIIDLFTLSNSKIHILRAIEPNLRYGRSISNFLSNDPYGEQFAKLHCSDGAERRQCIRIASKKQIGDVFVQDSKQFENREVV; translated from the coding sequence ATGGGAGTCAACTTCAATTTAAGTCGCAATCACTACCTGTTACTTGGAATTGTATGCGGCTTCCTTTTCAGCTACTATTCACCGCACGATTATACGGAATATGTAGCAGAGTGCCCGGAGGTGACGGAAAATGCAGATACACTAAACCTTGAGCATTACAACGAATTCGAGCCACAACTCAACTTAGATCAGAAGCCGATGATAGCAAAGAAGACGGTGAAAAACATTATACGTCCGCGGTATTATTATTCCGAGCTTGGGATAAGAGAAAAAATTTTCGTGGGCGTGCTGACAACGACAGAAAATGTTGACACGTTCGCTACCGCAATTAACCGCACCGCTGCTCATCTGGTGAATAAGATAAAATTCTTCATTCATGCAGATAATGTAAAGTCCAACTTTAACCTGAAGAATATAGTAGGGTTTACAGACACTCGAGAGCATCTGCGGCCGTTCCATATGCTGAAATACCTTGCAGACAACTATCTGGATGAATATGACTTCTTCCTGCTACTATCCGATACGACGTATGTGAATGCTCGCACGGTGCGACAACAACTTCAGCATCTTAGCATCACCTTGGATGTGTACATGGGTACAAAGCTGAACGAAAATGCGTATAACAGCGAGGAAAACGACGAAGCTGCGCGTAATGATTATTGCGATCTGCATGCCGGCATTATACTGAGCAGTGGTGTGATAAAAAAGATCCGAGCAAATCTGGATTGGTGTGTGCGTAACTCAGTTTCAAACAACCACAGCGCTAACATTGGGAAATGTGTAAAATATTCGACGAAAATTAAGTCCTGTCACCAATCTTGGCAGGGTATTGATATCACCAGCTACCATTTGAGCAGTTACAAAATTTATCGTGACTTCTACTTAATCGCAAAGGAGAATCGGTTTAACAATGCAGCAATGATTTATCCTATCACCACGACAGATGACTTCTACCTGCTGCATGCATATTTCTCACGCGTACATCTCAAGAAAAACAGTGAGGTGAAGGGTATGCTGCTTGAAGATGCGATGCAAATTTCGAATGGCACGCTTTCGAACGACATTCTTGAAGTGCGTTGGCCTCTAGGAGTTCCAAAATCAAATCCACCCGAATCACGACATGATGTTGTCCCGTGGACTATGCTAAATACAACACATTCATTCATGTGGAACTCTGAGGTGAACATTCACCGATTATCAACGGTTGACGAGGAGGACATTCGcaacattttaaacaaaacgatTTTAGAAGCGACGCGAAACAATCCGGATGCTGAGTTTCGAGGTATTCACACCGCTTACAAGCGCTTCGATGCCGTCCGTGGCATGGATTACCGGCTGTTGTTAAATTTCTACGACAGAAGATTGAAAAAGATGGTACAGAAAAGCTTTGAAGTAATCAAACCTATTAGTTTGATTGAAATCATTCCCTCACCGTACGTAACCGAAAGTACACGCGTTGCAATATTGCTTCCGACCTTTGAAAATCAAGTCCTCGAAACAGAGCAGTTCCTAGAGAGTTATGAAAAAACGTTCATGGACAGTCAGGATAATACATTTCTCATGCTTATATTTCTTTACCGCGCTGAAACTCCCAGCAAAGGCGAGGAAGATGTGTTTCTTCCGTTGAAAAATATTGCTCTAGCATTGACGGAAAAACATAAGCAAGATGGTTCAAGAGTGGCATGggtttcgattcgattgccGGTAGAAGTTAGTTCGAAAGTAACCAAAAGCAACCATTACTATAGTTCGTTTTACGGTGCTCACACACGTATGAGTTTCGCTGCCGTCGATTTAGCATTGCGTAAGATAGGGTTGGAAAGTTTGGTGATGTTATGTTCAAACGCGGCCTCGTTTCGCCCAGATTTTCTTAACCGTGTTCGGATGAATACCATACAAGGCTTTCAGGTGTACAGTCCAATCGGTTTCATGATGTATCCCTGTGAGTGGACTGGGCTGTGTAAACCATGTGAAAACTGTGATGTTGGTCAAAGTAGCGGTTACTTCGACAGGGCTAATTACGATGTGGTTTCATTTTACAGTAATGATTACGTGTTCGCACGCAAACAACTCGAGCAACAGCTACCAATTGTACGAAGCGATCGAGATATTGTGAATCTGCTATCAACAAATTCCACACAGTCCATTAATAGCAGTACGATAGCAAATATAATAGACCTATTTACGTTGAGCAATAGCAAAATACACATTCTTCGTGCGATTGAACCGAACCTTCGGTATGGGCGAAGCATTAGCAATTTCTTGTCCAACGATCCTTACGGAGAACAGTTTGCTAAGTTGCATTGTTCGGACGGAGCGGAACGGAGACAGTGCATTCGAATTGCATCAAAGAAACAGATAGGAGATGTGTTTGTACAAGATAGTAAACAGTTTGAAAACCGCGAGGTTGTGTAG
- the LOC118512656 gene encoding glycosaminoglycan xylosylkinase homolog has product MIRTTFYNILLLLCLSLVIYYSLNVYFINNLQSTVAENGINLADRGVLEYAVERAKPIVNHTLQNKPRSVQNAIMRKVKTLKPVFRNKNPKYVGIKQNLISCFVPKSYNLSNVWRIANSWPKINEVFPVKDKSIGSVINAIRMESIHGIKNSRRGTQLKLVLELTGSQFVLFKPSWYAREDIINGTVYSGKDRHNSEIISFHLAAILNLRYTPIVAGRSISLRNNLQYADEALRQTMPVINNQQCAYGFCHYCKSDETVCDDPTTGTLEGAVLLTIPGKIVKYRSPWQRTYKDQLKAEWEKNDNYCALIRKKVQFDVLLDLIDAAIFDFLIQNGDRHHYETRENRVLLLDNGKGFGNPFIDHIDILAPLYQCCIIRRATWERLLIFSGGALSETLEELNKLDLLYPLVINEHYIALERRLLYVYSTVELCKEKFGNKIFK; this is encoded by the exons ATGATAAGAACTACTTTCTATAAtatattattgttattgtgTCTGTCATTAGTGATCTACTATAGTCTTAATGTGTACTTCATAAATAATCTCCAATCAACTGTTGCGGAGAATGGAATCAACTTGGCTGACCGCGGTGTTTTAGAATATGCGGTCGAAAGGGCAAAGCCAATTGTTAACCATactttacaaaacaaaccacgTTCCGTGCAGAATGCTATAATGCGCAAAGTCAAGACTTTGAAACCGGTATTTCGGAACAAAAATCCTAAATATGTCGGTATAAAGCAAAATCTGATAAGCTGCTTTGTTCCGAAGTCGTACAACTTAAGTAATGTGTGGAGAATTGCAAATTCG TGGCCCAAGATTAATGAAGTGTTTCCCGTGAAGGATAAATCCATCGGTTCAGTCATTAACGCTATCAGAATGGAGTCTATTCACGGCATTAAAAATTCACGCAGAGGAACACAACTGAAACTTGTATTGGAACTTACTGGTTCCCAATTTGTGCTATTTAAACCAAGCTGGTATGCTCGAGAAGATATCATTAACGGCACCGTTTACTCTGGCAAAGACCGACATAACTCCGAAATTATTAGCTTTCATCTTGCTGCCATTTTAAACCTTCGATACACACCGATTGTTGCTGGACGAAGCATTTCGCTTCGTAATAACCTACAGTATGCGGACGAGGCACTTCGCCAGACAATGCCAG TTATCAACAATCAACAATGTGCTTATGGATTTTGCCATTACTGTAAAAGCGATGAAACAGTATGCGATGATCCAACGACCGGAACCCTCGAAGGAGCTGTTTTACTTACCATACCGGGTAAAATAGTGAAGTACAGATCTCCGTGGCAACGCACATACAAGGATCAGTTGAAAGCTGAATGGGAAAAGAACGATAATTATTGTGCGCTAATAAGAAAAAAGGTCCAGTTTGATGTGCTTTTGGACCTCATAGACGCGGCAATATTTGATTTTCTCATTCAAAACGGCGACAGGCATCATTATGAAACGCGTGAAAACCGAGTATTGTTGCTCGACAATGGTAAAGGGTTCGGAAATCCGTTCATAGACCATATAGATATCCTTGCGCCATTGTATCAATGTTGTAT cATTCGACGCGCAACATGGGAACGATTACTAATTTTCTCCGGAGGAGCACTATCCGAAACGCTTGAAgaattgaacaaattagaTCTTCTGTATCCACTAGTCATCAACGAACACTACATTGCTCTCGAAAGACGGCTACTATACGTTTACAGTACAGTAGAGCTTTGTAAGGAAAAATTtggtaataaaatatttaagtaA